Genomic window (Oryza sativa Japonica Group chromosome 3, ASM3414082v1):
gagttgtATTATGCGACGGGTCTTATCACAATCACTCGGCATGGTGACGTGTCTACGCGGACACAGTGACATGATGGTGGgttgtcttgtgggtacaatgGTACATCTCTGGTCAGAGTAAAAcaattcgaatagccgtacccatGGTTATTGGCGGGTCTaccaatgtttttcgtgattagtcccacactactcattacTAATAATAATGCGATAAATGATGATACTTGTTTAACTCCTGATTTGGAACGGtaaattcctggtttggaggtttgatctgtatgACCGGGGTTGTTtattcaggtttggttgggcctgtataGCATTAGAGTGCTGTCCattgttgattaaaattgatgattaattactctattgttttactactcttaaatgttttgctacaCGTAAAAATTATGCTAACTTGTTCTAAGGAGGAGCAAGATTGTTCCCTTGGTTTTGTTCATGAGTTGAGTCTGCTAGGCTAGAACTTGAGCAAGTGTTGGGTTTTCTCCATTGTTGTTGGACCTACTTCCAGTGTTGTGAGTGTTCGCCATCTGACATAATCAGGAGCACAAAGAGAGAAACAAAGGGGAGAACCACTTAGAATGATGATTTAATTTTTACTAACTTGACTTTTATTGATCTAAATTGAGTATTATTATTACATATAACTGAAAGACACTCTCACTACTAAACTCACAAACTTCATAACTCTCAAAAGCCAACAAACCATGCAGCTATATCTCACCAATGATGTAGACCACATGCAAGACTCACACTCATAAGCAAACTTAAACAAGCGGACTAACACAACGAACTAAGGCAACAATCTAACAAGACATCTAGGTCCGCTTGGCATCGGAGTTGACTGAAGGCTCTCCATCATCATCTTGAGTAGCACCCCACTTAACCTCTAAATGAGTGTGGTTCTCCTTTGggtcttcttcctcatcaccgCTTAGAATAATGACGGGAGGATCCACACGAACTGGGGCGGCTTCCTCCACCACATGGCACAAAGTAGCATCGTCTTCAATTCCTTCAGGATCCACGTAACTGGCTTGGACTCGATCATGGGTTTTACggggatggtagcgatactccgTATTGACCAACTCCTCAATGTAGAGATCGCGAAATTCTCCAATGGTGACCCTTGCTACCTACTGACAAGCATGTGCACATCTTCTTCGtccagcttcaaacatcacCGATGGGATATCCTCACAAATCACTTGTTAAGGTTACCTTGACATGGCATTTCTCCTCGTTACAGTCATggggaatctgggcataaagaGGGTCAGTCTTGAATCATATGGAGAAGGCCACCATTCGCAACTCCCgaacaaaaccctcaacaccgaACAAGTACTTTGGCCTGTGGAGCAGCATCTAAAGACAGGTGAAAAAAGAGAGTTAAGGCATTTATCCAATTAACATCACAAGGTTTGAGTTAATTTCAATAAAGCAAGAAAATCAgagtgaaaagaaaataaataaaataaactaatatTGAGAGTTAAGCTGAAACAgttgaaaatcatttttttaatactttGAATAACGGATTTTAAGACAAAATaagataaaagaaagttataaaaaggCTATGTTCTTTATATTGTGACATCATTATACAAGAAATACTGTAAAattttttggtaatattgagTCATCAGTACAGTAATGGACGTACAATACTAACAACATGAGAATCATAAATAAACTTTAACAAAGAgaaaattaaataaactatAAACTGCATGTGCCGTTAGTCTAGTTTAATTAGAAGACAAAGAGAGGAGAACAACTCTCGTTttgcaatatttttagagggcttctaaaggtaaccatttggcataacctagggacAAGTTAGTATCAGAgtctccttgaccctaggttatgtaggttatgccaaatggttacctttagaagccctctaaaaatattgcaaaagtagaactgttctcctccctctcttctaaTTAATTTTCTCTTTGTAGTTTATAGTTTATAGTATatagtttatttaattttcTCTTTTGTAAAAGTTTATTTATTATTCTCAAGTTGTTAGTATTGTACGTCCATTACTGTACTAATGACTAAATATTACCATAAAATTTTACAATATTTCTTGTATAATGATGTCACAATATAAATAACTTAGCATTTTTATAActatcttttattttattttgttttaaaatcTATTATTCaaagtattaaaaaaaatggttttcaACTGTTTCAGCTTAACTCTCAatattagtttattttatttattttcttttcactcTGATTTTCTTGCTTTATTCAAATTAACCCAAAACTTGTGATGTTAATTGGATAAATGCCTTAACTCTCTCCTTTCACCTGTCTTTACATGCCGCTCCACAGGCCAGAGTACTTGTTCGGTGTTAAGGGTTTTGCCTAGGAGTTGCAGATGATGGCCTTCGCCATATGATTCAAGACTGCCCCTCTTTATGCCTAGATTTCCATGACCGTAACGAGGAGAAATGCCATGTCAAGGTAACCTTAACAAGTGATTGTGAGGATATCCCATCGgtgatgtttgaagctggaggaagaagatatgCACATGCTTGTCACGAGGTAGCATGGGTCGCCATTGGAGAACTTTGCGATATCTACATTGAGGAGTTGGTCAATAcggagtatcgctaccatccccATAAAACCCATGATCGAGTCCAAGCCAGTTACGTGGATCCTGAAGGAATTGAAGACGATGCTACTTTTTGCCATGTGATTGAGTTGCCTTGGGCCATGGATGAAACTCGCATTGAGGCCGAGCTAGCTACTCAAGATCGAGAAGATTGGAACCGTGGAAAGATCTACAAGCTGCAAGACAAGATTGATCATCTGGAGAAGGAACTGCTCGAACTCAAGGGAGAAGCGCCGCCATAGAAGCCCAGGATTCATCTCACCGTAAGGAAAAGAGCTCTCTTTGCTCCCCGTTTCCAGCTGCCCCCCAAGGTTCGTGTGGATCCTCCTATCATTATTCTGAGCGATGATTGAGGAAGAAGACTCAAAGGAGAACCGCACTCATTCAGAGGTTGAGTGGGGTGCTTCTCAAGATGATGAAGGAGATCCTTCAGTCAACTCCGATGCCAGGCAGACCTAGACGTCTTGTTAGATTGTTGCCTTAGTTCGTTGTGTTAGTCTACTTGTTTAAGTTTGCTTATGAGTGTGGGTCTTGCGTGTGGTCTACATCGTTGGTGGGATGTAGCTGCAtggtttgtttgcttttgagaaTTAAGTGGTGAGAGTCTTTCAGTTATATATGATAATAGTACTCAGTTCAGATCAATAAAAGTCAAGTTagtaaaaaataattctttGTTCTAAGTTGTTCTCCCCTTTGTTTCTCTCCTTGTGCTCTTGCTTATGTCAAATGGTGAGCAATCACAACACTCGAAGTGGGTCCAACAACAATGGAGAAAACCCAATGCTTTCTCAAGTCCTAGCTCAGCAGACTCaactcatgaacttgatgaTGCAATAGATACAGAACCAACAAAACCAAGGGAACAATCATGCTCCTCCTTAGAACTAGTTAGCAGAATTTTTGTGTGTGAGGCCACCCACTTTTTCCAGCACTACCAATCCAGTTGAGGTtggtgattggttgcatgccataGAAAAGAAGCTGGACTTGCTTCAATGCGTTGACCAGGAGAAGGTCTCCTTTGCTTCACACCAGCTTCATGGCCCTTCCTCTGattggtgggaccatttccgtCTCAATAGGGTTGTTGTTGAGCCAATCACTTGGCTCGAGTTTACTGTTGCTTTCAAGAAGATTCAtgtaccatcgggagtggtggcTCTCAAGAAGAGGGAGTTCAGGGCACTCACTCTGAGATCTTGTTCTATCACCGAGTTTCTGCATGAGTTCAATTGTCTGGCCCGTTATGCTCCTGAGGATGTTTGCATGGACGAGGTGCgtcaagagaagttcttggaaggactgaATGATGAGTTATCTTTCCCACTGATGTCTAGTGATTTttctgatttccagaagttggtGGACAAGGCTATTCGCCAGGAAGACAAGTACAACCGAATGGAAGAGAAGAAACACAAGATTGCTCACGTCAAGGCTCAGCAAGGGAACAACCAGAGGCCGCGCATTGCCATGGGGCCTTAGACAACACCACAGGGAGGGTCTTCTTCAGCTGTTCGTCCGCAACGCCAATTCTATAACAACGATATTGGCAGTGGCAATAATAATCGTAACTTGGCTCCACGTCTAGCTGTAACTCCAGTCCAGAACCAGCCTATCAAGGAGCAAGGAAACATGCCAGTGGTGTGCTTCAACTATGATGAGCCAGGCCATtttgctgacaagtgtccgaaacCTCGACGTGTGGAGACTGCCCCTATTCAGAACAAGTCCATTGCACCAGCACCGAAggctcgtgtcaatcatgttgctgccgCAGAAGCTCAAGGCGCACCAGATGTGATTTCGAGTATGTTCCCTGCTAACTCAGTTCCTGAAGCAATACTTTTTGATTCaggtgctacacattcctttttgtctaaCAATTCTACGAGAAGTCGTGGGATGGAGATAGAAAATTTAGGCATTCTTTGTTGGTTAGTACCCTCAGCAATCAAGCACTCTCATCGCAACGTAGCCCTtttgtcagaatagaaattaaagGTATTCTATTTCTAGCCAACCTTATTAtactagaatccaaagaccttgatgtcatcctagggatggactggttagcacGATAAAAAGgggtgatagactgtgccaataGAAAAGTAACCCTTACCAGCAACCTTGGacaagttgtaactgttcatgtaGTACCTACTAAACCCTCAAGATTGAGTTTGAATCAGATAACTTTGCAACAGTTTCCCAAAGTGCGGGACTATCCAAATGTGTTCCCAGTTGATCTACGTGGCATACCGCCTAAGAGAGATATAGAATTCAGGATAGATCTGGTGATGAGGACATCTCCCACcattacccgctggcaaagacgcaACAAGGGGTCAAGTGGTCCAGTTGtagtcgggcggcgaccgtttgagcctctgaataatcccaccttgcttagcttgggaggaggaagccaccttaaaagggagagccacccttttcctattggactagtcttttagggagattgggcctttccccgagtgggtgtgcctaagAACTGTTGGGGGTCTGggcaaccttaagttattgggcctcggcAACCCCACCTGGCCGGATGCATCATTTGGTATCAGACCCGGGCCCTTGTTTAAGGGGGTgggaatgatgaggacatcctctactattacccgctggcaaagacgTAACAAGGGGCCAAGTGGTCTAGTTGATGTGgactagggttcccgatctttcgaAAGGTTCTGAGAACCAGATCTTCCGAAAGGTTATGATAACCAatgatttgggcggagtcgcgacacaaatcgatctgGCTTCTTGAACGaacacgctcttgagccccgcaatcgcagcaccacgtcttctcttgttatcacccgtgtcgaaacgcggatgacctcgccgagaaggctaatccctgtttgcgaattgaagaacacaaacaaggaCAAGGTAGAATACAACCGAATGATTAAGCTCAtaagttggggtcttacaaaccgatctagcagcGAACCCAAACCCTAAAGGTGACAGTGGGTattgatatatagagtttagggtcgttCAACCAACCCTTGAtgcaaccctaatgggttccaacacgatacacagcccaaaggcccaaatacggtgacgcaACACCGGGACAGATTCTGGACGTCAAATTGTTCAGTCAAGTCCCgttgactcggaaagaatttggacgTGGGACCAAGACCATTGGAAAAtttatcttcttagctttccatccatataaagaatGCCCCAACATGAGCACGTATGCAACCTGAGCGTccgttttagtgcagactggtcctGGACTCCGAATTGCACTCGAAGTCGACTtgtttgggcctccaccttgacttggacgtcCTCGATGATCCTCCATGACACTAAGTCCTTCTTCAAGTGTCTCCCTGTCCTctccattgttcctaatcacaatataatatAATCATTAGATAGCAATCTATTCTTAAATTCgtacaaagaagaacataggaacgagctcacctctaaattcaATTGTCGCACGTGAGCTCTTATTATCGGTCCTTAAATGACCGGTtgaggattgttgtgtgtattCAAATGAGTGATGTCCACATCATCTGGTGCAAGGACTGGCATCTAATGAATTAGCTGAAGTGAAGAGACAGGTgaatgatttgcttcagaaaggatccggcggcggtgcgggaagaggaggagaggcgctGGTCAGGGTTGCTCCACCGTGGCACCTGGTCGAGCGTCACGGCTGGCTCCACCCCGCCCAcgcctgccgtcgccgccaccaaggAGGCCTTGGCCGACGCGGCCGTCGGCGAGCGCTGGATCAGAGCCCTGAGCGCGAGGGTTTGGGGAAAGAAGAGGAACAAGATTTGGACTGGTGGGTGGTCTGGACTTGAATTTGGAATCAGCTAGGGTTGAGGGAAGTAGCATTTTTGATACGATTTTACGAGAATAACCCTGATATATGGAAACCTATTATACAAGGACAAAATGGTCATTTAACCTggaaatttcaaaatattaaaactttgaatcgaattttatcatactaaatgaacttatgtgaaaaagttgtcaaaaacaaagttgtataacttattgagatgtaccaattttattttggttatttctccatctaagtttgattgacctatacaaaatttgaattttaaaatataaggaattcaaatatttttttttgatagtaaatgatttcaaatgaaaaaattgtcaacaacaaagttgtataacatatcaagatctacaacttttgtttggtcattttgctatatgactttgtttcaataatttgaatttgaatttcaaattatgataacttcaaacaacatttttaaatactaaatgatttcaactgaaaaagtcatcaacaaccaagttgtagttcatcaatatctataggttttatttggtcatttcttcttctgacaaagtgatagtaatattattcacaaaatttatatatctcTTATATGTAACTGTTTAAATTATCATGGTCtatcttattaaattttatgaaatttttatataactgGTTAAATTACATGGCACCTAGGTATAGAAAATACTTTCCGGGAGGCTTGTGGTTTTTTCTTCCTCTCTAGATCTTTCAGGTGATCGGGTCGAAGTCTGAACCTCCCATAGACTCATCCCTCTGACTCATCTTTTACCTCTATGCCAGATCCAACGTTAGAGATTGAATATATGTTGCGTCCGATGGTTATAATTTTTCTGATGACGTGGCGTAATGTGGTGGTGAAaaactttagttttttttcactACTTTAGATTCACTGAAAATGGATTCATCATACCCAAGCACTTTATCTAGATTAATATAAAAGTATTAAGGTTTCCTATGCAAAAATGATATTAACATATTCGACTTTTTTCACGTTGTTACATCTTTAATAAATTTTGTAAACCCATTAACAGAAAAATTAATGATGAAATATGTGTACCGAAGACTATGGCACAGTCTCATGTCTAACATGGCTCCAACTCTTGGATTTGTGCAGAAAAAGACTttgtaatttaaatttaagtGACTCAATTAATcctcttattttttttgtctaaaatATTAAGAATATACTCCATCTCGTAACAATAACAAGTTACAGCAGCTCCAACGTACCCCAAGAATTTTAAGAGCTATGAAAATCAAGCTCCAAAAGAAACACCAATATGttatgaaaaaagaaaactagTTACATAATCCTCTTTCGCTCGTTCTCTCTCCTGATGGGTGTGGAGACGAAGCTGTGGCGTGGTCTAAGCGGCGCTGAAGAGAAGGAAGACAAAGCAGCTAGCGAGCTCACGTTTTTTTTTGCCGCCGGTGAACATGGCCATCCTACTCTTTTGTGCAGAGCATATATAGGCATCTACCATATCTCAATCGATTCACCGccgctcccccctccccccaaccaCTACTAGAGAACCCCATATCTCTCCCGGTTCGCAACCCTCTTTACTCCCGGGTAGCGAACCGGGAGAagaaatccgggactaaagaccataatctttagtctcggttcaaaTACTCGGGAGTAAAGattcatctttagtctcggttggtaacaccaacggGTACTAAAGATGGCTGAGCCATGTCCCGGTtgatccccttttctttttttttcattgttaatTTGCTACTGACTGAGTTACTCCtggtattttctcccaaatcggatgagatgcatatccccaaatcaaatctcaaatcaagtaacatcccaaatcattcatctcacaaatcctaagttacttgtacacacaaatcaaatatattacaaatccttaaaaaaattacacacaaaataaaaacaatcaCAGATCCataaaatgaatcacaaattctagaaattatacatccagtgaatcacaaatcacaaaaaaaaaaagaaaacgaggacgccggccgccgcctgcgtGCGCTGCCCTGCCgggcgcccaccgccgccagccgcccccacctacccgctgccgccgccgcccccgccgctagccgcctgctcgccaccgcctgcccgccgctggccgcctgctcgctcgtgccggccgccgcccggcccgccgctcgcccgtgctggctgccgccagccgccgcctggCCCGCCGCTCGGTGCTCGCctgcgccggccgcctctcggCCTGCCCCCctgcgccggccgcctctcggCCTGCCGCTCACCCGCgcagaggaaggaggaggagtagagaaaaggaggaggaaggggagcaggggaggaggaggggggaggggaggaggagatcgagaacTTAACTGATCTTATCTAGGACTTATCCGACCAGAGATGGGAGataaatatttactcccggttggaattACCAACCGGCACTAAAgattaatctttagtcccggttgatactatcaaccgggactaaaaatcctcGGTCCCCTGGCAGGcttctgacaggggatgaatcgggactaaagatcaattttttttaaccgggactaaaaataatctttagtcccggtttttattatAACCGGGATAATTGTGGGAATCGCTCGACCCTCCAAAGACCATTTCTCCAATAGTGAACTCATCGTGGCCGCCTTTCATGGCATATAGCATACTTATCTGTATTTATGTTTGTATGTGGCTTACAAGATCAGAATCCACCTGCTATTGTTATCATCTGGTTGTAGATGTTATACATACATCCTTTCTCAAGTAATTTGACCCACTGATTTGTTTATAGTAGTCAACagtcattttttttcctctcttatTATGCCTCTCTTCTACATgagtatgtatatatgcatgttttaaCATGTAGGAGTACTGTATATATCAGCAGTAGCTGCACTAATTGCCTTTTGACAAGAAGATAAACTGAAAAAGCTCTCAAGATCTCTGGATCGCGCAAATTATGGGATTTGTATTAATTCAAAATGTCATGTAAAGAGAGATTTATaagaagaaaaagcagagtACGGCTTTCAAAGTGTATTCAACGACTGCACTCTGTACTACTCCTATATCTTTTTCTCCGCGAGTACCAACCCACTCTGTTATTAGTTTGGGACCTCACACTAACTAATGATTTGTTAATAATAGTACAGCTtacactagaacggataccctcgTCTCAATCGGAcagtaagccccatctcaatcgggcacagagtccgtcacaggctagaagtcactgatgtgaagagttatctcaatcgggcaaacggccgtcatgaataaatatatctcaatcgggccctaagtaaagcccgtcaccgatactTTGACctagacgaccagtcaaactatagcccgtcacagatgacctatctctatcggaccacaactagcgcccgtcacagatgactactaacctttatcgggcctaaactagagcccgtcacagatgatactcatctcaattgggcctaaactatagcctATCACAGATGACTGAtaacctcaatcgggcctaaaatagagtccgtcacagatgactactcaCCTCAATcaggcctaaactagagcctgtcacagatgactactgacctcaatcgggcctaaactaaagcccgtcacagatgacctcatctcaatcgggcatttagttatggcccgtcacagatgactataatccacaaaaaaataaattttgttttttgctagcctcaggcctttgctagccatacccgctgcaaaaatgacagaaacaaacacagatatccaatatccccagctccccagcatcacccattcatatacatatgcattcacatacacatacatcaacatatttcagacaaccacacattcacagccatctcatatttcacatccattcaaatatttatcatattcacctgcaaaaccgagttaattggatcaaatatttatttagcaagtcttaacataaacatatgaaatatatacataaatataaacatcacagttacatcatcacagttgcataataagtgttaatcattgcctaaacataaaagttcaacattgttcatcattttagtttaagtctaaacattcctttggggttaattatttcgcggaggatgaagctagctatctcctcgcgaacctcctcaaAACTGGCAGgcagagacttggttattgtgccctacattgtcataattccagattagttgatcgatcatatataagtactaaaatgtagttagtctgtcacaattgagaccaccgacctcaaactcagccaaagtattcaccttttctctatacagaaggcgcatgttgtggcacacatggaatccgcactggtcacctatttgttgcttcactgggaagtcttttttgtggatgagagtgtcatgtcctgtcttcctaaggcctcctctttgcacgtattgggcccacgcttcatctatcgctagttgaattggggtccaatcatatgcgttcttatcaattctggagttcaggtagtgacatgtactccacttaggtgttatgaccagaaggatccaatgggcactgcggcattaatatagtgaaagttaattaagtactcaaggaatgtgtcatgctgttgtgtatatttagttaacacacttactattgattataggcgcACATAATGTACTGCTTTTCTCGGcgggaccacaaggtgtcgtagatgtagttgaccattccttgacggtcattctggagatttgtgacagtgaccacttgtggatcaaggaaggcaacttccggtgcatgcttctgacaccattgccaacttaacctacacacaGGATAAACGATCTTGTAATAAAGTTAAACCGATTGTTATTACTAGATtgagttgggcgacaatactttcaaggagtagcacttaacGAGGCTTGTGTCACCGCTCGGAGCCTGTAGAGGTCGAAAAGATCCTTGAAGTCGACcacgatataatttgttggaccaagAAATGGCTTTCCGTCGTGCTCTTCAAGGATATCGGTAGCTTTAGTTGGCTTCCTAgcgttagatttctccatgtagtataagtgaaggtccttgcaagcggtgcccattgcggcaagcacgtcatctccaaccaatggcatgcctagttggaactcctgtggagcgacgtatttcttcttgacctctttgcccttagtctcttcctggcccttgcccagatctagcttccttggagctagaagcgaggtCTGCACcttttctccccttcctctcccctttgcttcgggtttatcgagagtaattctctgaggggaagagtgtgccttcctgctcttcttcatcggtgggggttcatgaatcgccttgctgtcggcctccgttcggtcctccccaaaatctgtgtcgtactgcaactgcacattgtaagattgtgcatgacgatcttcagccaccggcttcgtgtatgttccttccaatcggagcatgccttctttccttttatagtttgtccggaaagattaccgagtgcagggtagtcattaatggtgcagaaaaatagaactcttagcttgaagttctcctgaccatatgcatcccaagtttccacaccttctttccaaagaatctccagatcgtcgataacaggctccaggaatacatcgatatcattgccgggttgccttggaccttggattaacaagcacaacataatatatttccgtttaaagcataaccatggcgggaggttatagttcgcaataagaactggccaagtgctgtgagtactactcatgtcaccgaaaggattcatgccatccgtacacagacatatcctcatgtttctagggtcggcagcaaagtctttgtgttttcgatcgatattcctccattcaatcgaatccgctgggtgtctaagcataccgtcattccttctctccgtggcgtgccaacgtactaacttcgctttgttcgggttggcaaagattctcttgaaacaatcaatgataggtagataccacacaacctttgccggaccacccctctttgacttatttccttcgtcagcacttttctttcgcttgtatcgagaagccttgcagacaggacaagcatccaagtccgcatattgcttgtggtacaatatgcagtcgttgggacaagcgtgaattctacgAACCTCTAACTACACAAATCCTGCTTTGTttcgtatgtcgtctcgggcaatgtattctcaacaggaagcatagccttcagaattcctaaaagatctgtgaaactcttgtttgtccatccactactttccttcagcttcattaggtccaaggtaactgacaacttagtgtgttttgctttgcatccagcgtacagaggcgtctcggaatcacttaccaacctgatgaacttcattccatctctctcattctgggctgggtcctcaacgtcacgtaatatgtcttgcagcagattgtgatccacatcaaccatttcaccgcccaatagagaaggtataaacatgtcatgctcatcttcatcttcctgattatgcgcaccacttctgtctgctgctgctccacttcctgattcttgctctccatgcttcacccaatatgtatagccctccatgaatcctcgttgtatcatatgaccgtgtacgtcctctccgctatcaaacatattcttattcttgcaatctgcacatggacaacacatgtaatcactgtttcttctt
Coding sequences:
- the LOC136355635 gene encoding uncharacterized protein codes for the protein MIEEEDSKENRTHSEVEWGASQDDEGDPSVNSDASTTNPVEVGDWLHAIEKKLDLLQCVDQEKVSFASHQLHGPSSDWWDHFRLNRVVVEPITWLEFTVAFKKIHVPSGVVALKKREFRALTLRSCSITEFLHEFNCLARYAPEDVCMDEVRQEKFLEGLNDELSFPLMSSDFSDFQKLVDKAIRQEDKYNRMEEKKHKIAHVKAQQGNNQRPRIAMGP